One Silene latifolia isolate original U9 population unplaced genomic scaffold, ASM4854445v1 scaffold_215, whole genome shotgun sequence DNA segment encodes these proteins:
- the LOC141638689 gene encoding uncharacterized protein LOC141638689, giving the protein MASFNPNSFLYKNSTNVFDIAESRMNPSFVPPSSAIDFLTLCNRLKTTKRAGWVKKDVKNPESISDHMYRMGLMALISSDFPGLNRDKCVKMAIVHDIAEAIVGDITPCDGISKEEKNRREKEALDHMCNVLGGGSRAEEIHDLWMEYEENSSLEAKLVKDFDKIEMILQALEYEKDQGKDLEEFFVSTAGKFQTDMGKAWASEIVSRRNKH; this is encoded by the exons ATGGCGTCTTTCAACCCAAATTCTTTCTTGTATAAAAATTCAACTAACGTTTTTGACATTGCTGAAAGTCGAATGAACCCCTCTTTTGTACCACCCTCTTCTGCTATTGACTTCCTCACTCTTTGCAACCGTCTCAAG ACAACAAAGAGGGCAGGTTGGGTGAAGAAAGATGTTAAAAACCCAGAATCAATTTCTGATCATATGTATCGTATGGGATTAATGGCACTCATTTCTTCTGATTTTCCTGGTCTTAATCGCGACAA GTGTGTGAAAATGGCCATTGTACATGACATTGCAGAAG CAATAGTTGGTGATATTACACCTTGTGATGGTATTTCTAAGGAGGAGAAGAATCGCAGGGAAAAGGAAGCACTCGACCACATGTGCAATGTCCTTGGTGGAGGATCAAGAG CTGAAGAGATTCATGATTTGTGGATGGAGTATGAAGAAAATTCATCCTTGGAAGCGAAGCTGGTGAAGGACTTTGACAAA ATTGAGATGATACTTCAAGCTTTAGAGTATGAGAAAG ATCAAGGGAAGGATCTGGAAGAGTTCTTTGTGTCTACTGCAG GGAAGTTCCAGACTGACATGGGAAAAGCATGGGCATCAGAGATTGTATCAAGAAGAAACAAGCATTAA
- the LOC141638687 gene encoding uncharacterized protein LOC141638687: MASVRRLLPTFRPFLRHHLISLQGLGPGFCRHYSEQRVLTIDNEDVVDDEVARIRREFDAAKQSFLNIPEALKSMPKMNPEGIYVNKNLRLDNVQVYGFDYDYTLAHYSSNLQTLIYDLAKEHLVNELRYPESCMKFKYDPTFPIRGLYYDKLKGCLLKLDFFGSIEPDGCYFGRRKLSREQIIEIYGTRHIGRDQARGLVSLMDFFCFSEACLIADIVQHFVDKKLEFDASYVYQDVNHAIQHVHRSGLAHRAIISDPHRYLVKNGQLHCFLRMLRDKGKKLFLLTNSPYYFVDGGMRFLLEDSLGCGDSWRELFDVVIAKANKPDFYTSERPFRCYDTKKDRLAFSKVDAFLPNKIYYHGCLKSFLQITKWHGPEVIYFGDHLFSDLRGPSKAGWRTAAIIHELENEIQTQNEDSYRFEQAKFHIIQELLGRLHATVICSEKGEAYKSLLVELNDERQKARCTMKNMFNKAFGATFLTDTGQESSFAYHIHQYADVYTSKPENFLFYPPEAWLHAPYDIKIMPHHLKVPSSLFKT; the protein is encoded by the exons ATGGCTTCTGTTCGCCGCCTTCTTCCCACTTTCCGCCCATTTCTGCGCCATCATCTCATTTCGCTCCAAG GATTGGGACCTGGTTTCTGCAGGCATTACAGTGAGCAGAGAGTGCTGACAATCGACAATGAGGACGTTGTTGACGATGAGGTTGCGAGAATTCGCCGTGAATTTGATGCGGCCAAGCAAAGTTTCTTGAATATTCCTGAGGCACTTAAGTCTATGCCTAAAATGAATCCCGAAG GGATATATGTGAATAAGAATCTGCGGTTGGACAATGTGCAAGTTTATGGATTCGACTATGATTACACACTTGCACATTACTCTTCTAATTTGCAAACTCTAATTTATGACCTTGCAAAGGAGCATCTGGTCAATGAG CTTAGGTACCCTGAGAGCTGCATGAAGTTCAAATATGACCCTACCTTCCCTATCAGAGGACTATACTATGATAAGTTGAAAGGTTGTCTCTTGAAGCTGGATTTTTTTGGGTCAATTGAGCCTGATGGTTGCTACTTTGGCAGGCGTAAG CTTAGTCGGGAGCAGATAATAGAGATATATGGAACAAGACATATTGGTCGTGACCAAGCACGGGGACTTGTTAGTCTAATGGATTTCTTCTGCTTTAGTGAG GCATGCTTGATTGCGGACATAGTGCAACATTTTGTTGATAAAAAATTGGAGTTTGATGCTTCTTATGTTTATCAAGATGTCAATCATGCAATCCAACATGTCCATAGAAGTGGATTGGCTCACAGAGCCATTATTTCTGATCCCCACAGGTACCTTGTCAAAAAT GGTCAGCTGCATTGCTTTTTGAGGATGTTGAGAGATAAAGGAAAGAAACTGTTCTTGCTCACTAATTCACCGTATTATTTTGTTGATGGAGGCATGCGCTTCCTCTTAGAG GATTCACTGGGATGTGGAGATTCTTGGAGAGAGCTTTTTGATGTCGTCATTGCTAAGGCCAATAAGCCAGACTTCTATACATCAGAGCGTCCATTCCG ATGTTATGACACCAAGAAAGATAGGTTGGCATTTTCTAAGGTGGATGCGTTTCTTCCTAATAAGATATATTACCATGGATGCCTCAAATCCTTTCTTCAAATTACAAAGTGGCATGGCCCGGAG GTCATATACTTTGGCGACCATTTGTTTAGCGATCTCAGAGGGCCTTCTAAAGCGGGTTGGCGTACCGCTGCTATTATTCACGAATTGGAA AATGAAATACAAACGCAGAATGAGGATAGCTATCGTTTTGAGCAG GCAAAATTCCACATTATCCAAGAACTCCTCGGCAGGTTGCATGCAACTGTTATTTGTTCAGAAAAAGGTGAAGCATACAAGTCACTACTTGTAGAGCTTAATGACGAAAGACAAAAGGCTCGGTGCACGATGAAGAACATGTTCAACAAAGCTTTCGGTGCCACTTTCCTCACGGACACGGGACAAGAATCTTCTTTCGCTTATCACATCCATCAATATGCGGATGTGTATACCAGTAAACCAGAAAATTTCTTGTTTTATCCTCCTGAAGCATGGCTTCATGCTCCGTATGATATCAAGATTATGCCACATCATCTGAAG GTGCCCTCAAGCTTGTTCAAAACGTAG